A genomic segment from Methanolobus zinderi encodes:
- a CDS encoding competence protein CoiA family protein has product MTVQFEFAKTSSGKIVHVTKAEKGEKFTCANPNCNGEMILKKGEIRRPHFAHKHVEYDHGGETPLHYNTKILLFDFLQNSAINETPTFVQFKCSCSETHSINLLEHITDVYVEKQVTKIYRPDISLYSENKFKMALEIIVTHDLESEASSYLKKHEIPYLTIKATSHLYSALLQRYITNTLELLELSEDVEIEGIDTLDYCKNNVPVTYYPDLKNIFPCFGYENNDESSESSGWTGVDDFTFNHDFRGKIDDEILPCNTCKYFHTKVNPTLILCKNPLAKKNVFCEWDKHLTPTIFKFDKYYKSGKRHRENVNCIEFKEKIDKYRPALDFFEYERFAYCFSDSGGKYMKTFKNGKWVELNDSEILMKEVMFWHGKHEGKSLEYVYKNDLDYLLWILFKRPDGIYFKEVLEAVIQMRKDGLL; this is encoded by the coding sequence ATGACAGTACAATTTGAATTTGCAAAAACAAGTTCAGGGAAAATAGTTCACGTTACTAAAGCTGAAAAAGGTGAAAAATTTACTTGTGCAAATCCAAATTGTAACGGTGAAATGATTTTGAAAAAAGGGGAAATACGTCGTCCTCATTTTGCTCATAAGCATGTTGAATATGATCATGGAGGAGAAACACCTCTTCACTATAACACGAAAATTCTGTTGTTTGATTTTCTTCAAAATTCTGCTATAAATGAAACTCCTACCTTTGTTCAATTCAAGTGCTCCTGTTCAGAAACACATTCAATAAACCTACTTGAACATATTACAGATGTCTATGTAGAAAAACAGGTAACTAAAATATACCGTCCAGATATATCTCTATATAGCGAAAATAAATTTAAAATGGCACTTGAAATTATAGTAACTCATGATTTGGAATCTGAAGCTTCATCTTACTTAAAAAAACATGAAATACCATATTTAACGATAAAAGCAACTTCCCACTTGTATTCTGCCTTGTTGCAGAGATACATAACAAATACTTTGGAATTATTGGAGTTATCAGAAGATGTCGAGATTGAAGGTATTGATACATTAGATTACTGTAAAAATAACGTACCTGTAACTTATTATCCAGATCTCAAAAATATATTCCCTTGTTTTGGTTATGAAAATAATGATGAATCATCTGAATCTTCTGGCTGGACTGGCGTTGATGATTTTACCTTTAATCATGACTTTAGAGGAAAAATTGATGATGAAATCTTACCATGCAATACTTGCAAGTATTTTCATACAAAAGTGAATCCTACCCTTATTTTATGTAAAAACCCTCTTGCCAAAAAAAATGTTTTTTGTGAATGGGATAAGCATCTTACACCAACGATTTTTAAGTTTGATAAATATTACAAATCTGGCAAGAGACACCGCGAGAATGTAAATTGTATCGAATTTAAGGAAAAAATAGACAAATATCGCCCAGCATTGGATTTTTTTGAATATGAACGGTTTGCTTATTGCTTCTCAGATAGTGGTGGGAAGTATATGAAGACTTTTAAAAATGGAAAATGGGTTGAATTAAATGATAGTGAAATTTTAATGAAAGAAGTAATGTTTTGGCATGGTAAGCACGAAGGCAAAAGTCTGGAATATGTTTACAAAAATGATTTGGATTATTTACTCTGGATTTTATTCAAAAGACCAGACGGGATTTATTTCAAAGAAGTTTTGGAAGCTGTAATTCAAATGAGAAAAGATGGTTTACTCTAG
- a CDS encoding FAD-dependent oxidoreductase: MIDHDVLVIGGGLSGLRAALEAKFSGADVAIISKVYPIRSHSGAAQGGINASLGSDDSWKAHALDTVKGSDYLADQDTVEILCREAPERVIEMENWGTNFSRKDDGTIAQRPFGGAGFPRTCYAGDRTGHNLLHTLYEQVLKNKIKVYSEWLVTKLLVENGKCAGSVALNTANSEMDAFRAKATILATGGYGRIYQRSTNAIINRGSGIALAYMAGVPLQDMEFVQFHPTTLWDTNILITEGARGEGGYLYNKDHERFMANYAADAMELAPRDIVARAIQTEIDERRGFPGGYVQLDITHLGKEKINKRLPGIRQISIDFAGIDPVQEPIPVQPGQHYSMGGVSSNKDGETPLPGLYAVGECACISVHGANRLGGNSLLDTVVFGKRAGGAAAEYVKTVENQADEILIDALKNEQQRIEEMMGEGGENFAELRDELRAIMQEYVGVFRNREKLEHAVEAIRELKERGKELRVKNNSSVFNFELMNAIELKGMLELGHVIALGALVREESRGAHYRTDFPERDDENWLKHTLACFKPKGPELDYREVTIDRFQPERRAY; this comes from the coding sequence ATGATAGATCATGATGTGCTGGTAATAGGCGGCGGACTCTCGGGGCTCAGGGCAGCACTTGAAGCAAAATTCAGTGGTGCTGATGTTGCGATAATCTCAAAGGTATATCCAATACGCAGCCACTCAGGAGCAGCACAGGGAGGAATCAATGCATCCCTTGGTTCCGATGATAGCTGGAAGGCACATGCCCTTGATACTGTGAAAGGTAGTGACTACCTTGCTGACCAGGATACGGTTGAGATACTCTGCAGGGAAGCACCAGAGAGAGTGATCGAGATGGAGAACTGGGGAACGAATTTCTCCAGGAAGGATGACGGTACCATAGCACAGCGCCCGTTCGGAGGTGCAGGCTTCCCTAGGACATGTTATGCAGGTGACCGAACAGGACACAATCTCCTTCACACTCTCTATGAACAGGTTCTGAAGAATAAGATCAAGGTCTACAGCGAATGGCTGGTCACAAAACTGCTGGTCGAGAACGGGAAATGCGCCGGGTCTGTGGCCCTGAACACTGCGAATTCGGAAATGGATGCATTCAGAGCTAAAGCTACAATACTTGCCACCGGAGGATACGGAAGGATATACCAGCGCTCCACCAACGCCATCATCAACCGGGGATCTGGCATTGCTCTTGCCTACATGGCAGGTGTTCCACTGCAGGACATGGAGTTCGTACAGTTCCACCCAACGACGCTCTGGGATACGAACATACTGATTACCGAAGGTGCAAGAGGCGAGGGAGGCTACCTCTACAATAAGGACCACGAACGCTTCATGGCAAACTACGCTGCAGATGCCATGGAGCTGGCACCAAGGGATATTGTGGCAAGAGCGATACAGACAGAGATCGATGAAAGAAGAGGATTCCCGGGAGGATACGTTCAACTCGACATTACCCACCTGGGAAAAGAAAAGATCAACAAAAGACTTCCCGGCATAAGGCAGATATCCATTGATTTTGCAGGCATCGACCCTGTTCAGGAGCCCATACCGGTGCAGCCAGGTCAGCATTACTCAATGGGAGGTGTCAGCTCCAATAAGGATGGCGAGACTCCGTTGCCGGGATTATATGCTGTCGGGGAATGTGCATGCATCAGCGTACACGGTGCCAACCGGCTTGGCGGGAACTCGTTGCTTGACACGGTTGTCTTTGGAAAAAGAGCCGGAGGTGCTGCTGCGGAATACGTGAAGACGGTAGAGAATCAAGCTGACGAAATTCTCATCGATGCTTTAAAAAATGAGCAGCAAAGGATTGAAGAAATGATGGGTGAAGGTGGAGAAAACTTTGCAGAGCTCAGGGATGAGTTGCGAGCGATCATGCAGGAATATGTCGGCGTGTTCAGGAACAGGGAAAAACTCGAGCATGCTGTTGAAGCTATCCGTGAGCTGAAGGAAAGGGGAAAAGAGCTAAGAGTGAAGAATAATTCCAGTGTTTTTAATTTCGAGCTTATGAACGCCATCGAGCTTAAGGGCATGCTGGAGCTCGGGCATGTAATTGCTCTTGGTGCACTTGTGAGGGAAGAGAGCCGGGGAGCACACTACCGGACTGATTTTCCGGAGAGGGATGATGAGAACTGGCTCAAGCATACACTGGCATGTTTCAAACCCAAAGGACCAGAACTCGATTACAGGGAAGTGACCATAGACCGCTTCCAGCCAGAGAGGAGGGCGTACTGA
- a CDS encoding flavodoxin family protein: MKVIGISGSPIPDSNTDRALKVALDATGLETEFIKLSEYTIKPCLACLKCVNTNVCVIGDDGNVIAEKIKNADALIVAGYTPYSSIDSGTKAMLERLYAIRHKKGYMRGKPGGIIITSAVPCIPEAPPVAETAVNAVAAYMQEEGMEVMGDVKILGNVPCVKCGYGDECDMSGIKMVYGPDATVDSVGINSFEDQKVSFENAKKLGRKIAEYLNSEEGPE, from the coding sequence ATGAAAGTAATAGGAATATCAGGATCACCGATCCCTGACAGCAACACTGACCGGGCACTTAAGGTCGCACTGGATGCAACCGGTTTGGAAACAGAGTTTATCAAGCTCAGTGAATATACGATCAAACCATGTCTTGCATGCCTGAAGTGTGTCAACACCAACGTATGTGTCATAGGTGATGACGGCAATGTGATCGCAGAGAAGATTAAAAATGCCGATGCACTGATCGTTGCAGGCTACACGCCCTACTCTTCCATCGACTCAGGGACAAAGGCAATGCTTGAACGTCTTTATGCCATCAGGCACAAGAAAGGATACATGCGCGGTAAACCCGGAGGTATCATTATAACTTCAGCCGTCCCATGCATCCCTGAAGCACCCCCTGTTGCAGAGACTGCAGTCAATGCAGTTGCTGCTTATATGCAGGAAGAGGGGATGGAGGTAATGGGAGATGTGAAAATACTCGGGAATGTACCATGTGTAAAATGCGGCTACGGTGATGAGTGTGATATGAGTGGGATCAAAATGGTCTACGGGCCTGATGCAACTGTGGATTCCGTGGGAATAAACAGTTTTGAGGATCAGAAAGTCTCCTTTGAAAATGCAAAGAAGCTGGGCAGGAAAATTGCAGAGTATCTTAATTCAGAAGAGGGTCCTGAGTGA
- a CDS encoding succinate dehydrogenase/fumarate reductase iron-sulfur subunit produces the protein MVTLKIKRQDGDRTWFDHFEVEEKTGMTVLEALFHVQERQDGSLCFRYSCRGAVCGSCAMLINKVPRLACRTQVANVKDEADDEPKDGVAAVKQSEKDEDKNEILIEPLPNQKVIRDLIVDMDHFYSLVDSVRPWIDSQDREPEKVTLMEPSTQEQLERYTNCILCATCHGACPAAARDGNYLGPAALAKAWRFYLDPRSRDKDRDELLELLDSESGVWGCDVVYKCVAVCPKKVTPTPAILELRKKME, from the coding sequence ATGGTCACTCTCAAAATCAAAAGACAGGACGGAGACAGGACATGGTTCGATCATTTTGAGGTTGAGGAAAAAACAGGAATGACTGTACTTGAAGCCCTTTTCCACGTACAGGAAAGACAGGATGGCAGCCTGTGTTTCAGATACTCATGCAGAGGTGCGGTCTGTGGTAGCTGTGCCATGCTGATAAACAAGGTACCAAGACTAGCATGCAGGACACAGGTGGCTAATGTAAAGGATGAGGCTGACGATGAGCCGAAAGATGGCGTAGCAGCGGTGAAACAGTCCGAGAAAGATGAGGACAAGAACGAGATACTCATCGAACCGCTTCCCAATCAGAAGGTCATCAGGGACCTCATTGTGGACATGGATCATTTCTACAGTCTTGTGGACTCCGTCAGACCCTGGATAGATTCACAGGACAGGGAGCCGGAGAAAGTAACACTCATGGAGCCATCCACGCAGGAGCAGCTTGAAAGGTATACCAATTGCATACTCTGCGCCACATGCCACGGAGCCTGCCCGGCTGCTGCCAGGGATGGAAATTATCTGGGACCCGCAGCCCTTGCAAAAGCCTGGAGGTTCTACCTGGACCCAAGAAGCCGTGACAAAGACAGGGATGAACTTCTGGAACTTCTCGATTCCGAATCTGGTGTCTGGGGCTGCGATGTGGTTTACAAGTGCGTGGCTGTGTGTCCGAAGAAGGTTACTCCTACACCTGCTATTCTTGAGTTGAGGAAGAAGATGGAGTAG